A genomic stretch from Rhodobacterales bacterium HKCCA1288 includes:
- the cueR gene encoding Cu(I)-responsive transcriptional regulator: MNIGEAAKKSGVSAKMIRYYEQTGLIPPAQRTDSGYRDYSDRDVHMLSFVRRARDLGFSVEVIGELLGLWTDQSRRSADVRQLAEGHLSNLRRKIEELEAMSETLETLIESCHGDHRPDCPIIADLAKTDPGSGRGKPKPRAGAIGAAIQTAKR; encoded by the coding sequence ATGAACATCGGAGAAGCCGCCAAGAAATCCGGCGTTTCGGCAAAGATGATCCGCTACTATGAGCAGACCGGCCTGATCCCGCCCGCGCAGCGTACCGATTCCGGCTACCGGGACTACAGCGACCGAGACGTGCATATGCTCAGCTTCGTGCGCCGTGCCCGGGACCTCGGGTTTTCGGTCGAGGTGATCGGTGAACTGCTGGGGCTCTGGACGGATCAATCGCGCAGGAGCGCGGATGTTAGGCAGCTGGCAGAGGGCCATCTGAGCAACCTTCGCCGCAAGATCGAAGAACTTGAGGCCATGTCGGAGACGCTGGAGACGCTGATCGAGTCCTGCCACGGCGATCATCGCCCGGACTGCCCAATCATCGCCGATCTCGCGAAGACCGACCCAGGAAGCGGCCGAGGCAAGCCCAAGCCCCGGGCCGGTGCGATCGGGGCGGCAATTCAGACCGCAAAGCGCTGA
- a CDS encoding glutaredoxin family protein: MAHVVLYTTPTCPDCRQLKAWMERSGIVYEERDLAEPEVMQEAKARYGVRVAPITVIGDWFTYGTYSEQRPRIAAALKLFEEERT; encoded by the coding sequence ATGGCCCATGTCGTCCTCTACACCACGCCCACCTGTCCCGATTGCCGCCAGCTCAAGGCATGGATGGAGCGGAGCGGCATCGTCTACGAGGAACGTGATCTGGCCGAGCCGGAGGTGATGCAGGAAGCCAAGGCGCGCTACGGTGTGCGCGTTGCGCCGATCACGGTGATCGGGGACTGGTTCACCTATGGAACTTACTCCGAACAGAGACCCAGGATCGCAGCAGCGCTGAAGCTGTTTGAGGAGGAACGCACATGA